The Bombus pyrosoma isolate SC7728 linkage group LG3, ASM1482585v1, whole genome shotgun sequence genome has a segment encoding these proteins:
- the LOC122565774 gene encoding sarcosine dehydrogenase, mitochondrial isoform X2, with product MFHRVCINYTKSVTRTLNLSSTIQLPDYADVVIVGGGSAGCNALYHLGKCGINAVLLDKSKLMSGTTWHTAGLTWSIRGPSDVEMELLNTTKCIFNSLEKETGINPGWINNGGLYIARSNERLNEYRRLVTGSKAFGIQAHLISSQEAKKLFPLLNEDTIQGAFYSSEDGVIDPTMLINALTKSAKSNGCQIIENCPVTKILTKETIKNNKKVYAVETPYGVIKTDVVLNAAGAWSKSVANMINMNIPLTPIKHAYIVTEPIEGLQNLPNIKDPDTSLYYRIQGSSIAIGGYEQNPIILPSAPEHFSFCLYELDWNVFNAHLESMIQLIPKLSTVGIRTTICGPESFTPDHRPIMGEDPNCSGFFYSCGYNSAGMMLGGGCGEQIAHWIINGRPDKYMFNYDIRRFLPEQRNNMVWIHERSHEAYTKNYNIIFPHDEPLSGRNLKVDPFHSLLVEEGAIMEECQGWERPAWFSPTNKVEILSYDYGGHYGTAKNQNDYYRAILEKEYSFNFSPYNEIIRKEVLACRQNVVLFDTSHLGKFYICGPDAQNTVDYLFTADTNCNFNKTIYTCMLNHAGGVETDCTVTVLEPGSSGIVNPIFKEKAFYIVSNGISIYHTWAHMKKAIMEKGFDVSLHDVSEQIGILSVQGPNSRKVIETLIEDEISDESFKYSTTKLVKIKNETIRLIRLSFVGELGFELHIPKSSCRIVYKTLINCGKSYNIKHAGYRALHSLSCEKGYLLWGLDLRADDNPIEAGLESICRNTGEYLGKTAVDRLRKIGIKKKLVHIYLNSTIPLWGMELIYRNKCLVGYLRRVEQGYSNGNVIGHGYIKHPNGENVTKEFLESANYEIEAMGKRYTVDLC from the exons ATG tttcataGAGTGTGTATTAATTACACAAAATCAGTAACAAGAACACTGAATTTATCATCCACAATACAGTTACCAGATTATGCAGATGTTGTAATAGTAG GTGGGGGTAGTGCAGGTTGTAATGCACTTTATCATTTAGGGAAATGTGGCATTAATGCTGTGCTATTAGACAAATCAAAGTTAATGTCTGGTACTACATGGCACACTGCAGGTCTTACTTGGAGTATACGAGGTCCAAGTGATGTTgaaatggaattattaaatacaacaaaatgtatttttaactccctagaaaaagaaactggaATAAATCCAGGATGGATAAACAATGGTGGACTTTACATTGCACGTTCCaat GAACGATTAAATGAATATAGAAGGCTAGTTACTGGTTCAAAAGCTTTTGGTATTCAAGCACATTTAATTTCTTCCCAAGAAGCAAAAAAGTTATTTCCCTTGTTAAATGAGGACACTATTCAGGGAGCATTTTACTCTTCAGAAGATGGAGTTATTGACCCGACCATGTTAATTAATGCTTTGACAAAGTCAGCAAAAAGTAATGGTTGTCag atTATCGAAAATTGTCCTGTTACGAAGATACTCACAAAGGAAactattaagaataataaaaaagtttatgCTGTAGAGACGCCATATGGAGTCATAAAAACAGATGTTGTTCTCAATGCTGCTGGAGCTTGGTCAAAGAGTGTAGCAAACATgattaatatgaatattccTCTAACACCAATTAAGCATGCTTACATTGTTACAGAACCCATAGAAGGATTGCAGAATCTTCCAAATATTAAAGATCCTGATACGAGTCTGTACTATCGAATTCAGGGTAGCTCAATAGCTATAGGTGGTTATGAACAGAATCCTATCATATTACCATCT GCTCCagaacatttttcattctgcCTCTATGAATTAGATTGGAATGTCTTCAATGCACATCTAGAATCAATGATTCAATTGATTCCTAAATTATCAACAGTTGGAATAAGAACTACAATATGCGGACCAGAAAGTTTTACTCCTGATCATAGACCAATTATGG GTGAAGATCCAAATTGTTCTGGATTCTTCTACTCTTGTGGTTATAATAGTGCTGGAATGATGTTGGGAGGTGGATGCGGAGAACAAATTGCACATTGGATAATTAATGGTCGGCCAGATAAATACATGTTTAACTATGATATCAGAAG ATTTTTACCAGAACAAAGAAACAACATGGTCTGGATACATGAGAGATCTCATGAAGcctatacaaaaaattataacattatatttccACATGATGAACCATTAAGTGGAAGAAATCTTAAAGTGGATCCTTTTCACAGT TTACTTGTCGAAGAAGGTGCTATTATGGAAGAATGTCAAGGTTGGGAACGTCCTGCATGGTTCTCTCCAACTAACAAAGTAGAAATTCTGTCATATGATTATGGTGGACATTATGGCACAGCAAAGAATCAGAATGATTATTATCGTGcaatattagaaaaagaatatagCTTTAATTTCTCACCGTATAACGAGATA ATTCGGAAAGAAGTTCTTGCTTGTCGTCAAAATGTTGTTTTGTTTGACACATCTCAccttggaaaattttatatttgtggACCTGATGCTCAAAATACGGTAGATTATTTGTTCACGGCAGACACGAATTGCaactttaataaaacaatttacacTTGTATGCTGAATCATGCTGGAGGAGTTGAAACAGATTGTACAGTTACAGTGTTGGAACCTGGCTCAAGTGGAATTGTAAATccgatatttaaagaaaaagccttttatattg TCTCAAAtggtatttcaatttatcataCATGGGCTCATATGAAGAAAGCAATAATGGAAAAGGGCTTTGATGTATCTTTACATGATGTTTCTGAGCAAATTGGTATTTTATCCGTGCAAGGACCTAATAG TCGAAAAGTAATCGAGACATTAATTGAAGATGAAATCTCAGatgaatcttttaaatattcaactaCAAAACTGGTAAAgattaaaaacgaaacgatacgTTTAATTAGACTTAGTTTCGTTGGTGAACTTGGTTTCGAATTACATATTCCAAAATCATCTTGCCGAATagtttataaaacattaataaattgtggtaaatcatataatataaaacatgcCGGTTATCGGGCACTGCATAGTCTCAGTTGTGAAAAGG gCTATCTTCTTTGGGGTTTAGATCTTAGAGCAGATGATAATCCCATTGAAGCCGGGCTTGAATCTATTTGTCGCAATACTGGAGAGTACTTGGGAAAAACAGCTGTCGATCGATTGCGAAAAATTGGTATCAAAAAGAAATTGgtgcatatttatttaaacag CACCATTCCATTATGGGGAATGGAACttatttacagaaataaatgCCTTGTTGGTTATTTACGTAGAGTAGAACAGGGATACAGCAATGGAAATGTAATTGGGCATGG GTACATTAAACATCCAAACGGGGAAAATGTAACAAAGGAATTTCTAGAAAGTGctaattatgaaattgaagCTATGGGGAAACGATACACAGTAGATCTTTGTtaa
- the LOC122565774 gene encoding sarcosine dehydrogenase, mitochondrial isoform X1, with product MKNMFHLIKHKFHRVCINYTKSVTRTLNLSSTIQLPDYADVVIVGGGSAGCNALYHLGKCGINAVLLDKSKLMSGTTWHTAGLTWSIRGPSDVEMELLNTTKCIFNSLEKETGINPGWINNGGLYIARSNERLNEYRRLVTGSKAFGIQAHLISSQEAKKLFPLLNEDTIQGAFYSSEDGVIDPTMLINALTKSAKSNGCQIIENCPVTKILTKETIKNNKKVYAVETPYGVIKTDVVLNAAGAWSKSVANMINMNIPLTPIKHAYIVTEPIEGLQNLPNIKDPDTSLYYRIQGSSIAIGGYEQNPIILPSAPEHFSFCLYELDWNVFNAHLESMIQLIPKLSTVGIRTTICGPESFTPDHRPIMGEDPNCSGFFYSCGYNSAGMMLGGGCGEQIAHWIINGRPDKYMFNYDIRRFLPEQRNNMVWIHERSHEAYTKNYNIIFPHDEPLSGRNLKVDPFHSLLVEEGAIMEECQGWERPAWFSPTNKVEILSYDYGGHYGTAKNQNDYYRAILEKEYSFNFSPYNEIIRKEVLACRQNVVLFDTSHLGKFYICGPDAQNTVDYLFTADTNCNFNKTIYTCMLNHAGGVETDCTVTVLEPGSSGIVNPIFKEKAFYIVSNGISIYHTWAHMKKAIMEKGFDVSLHDVSEQIGILSVQGPNSRKVIETLIEDEISDESFKYSTTKLVKIKNETIRLIRLSFVGELGFELHIPKSSCRIVYKTLINCGKSYNIKHAGYRALHSLSCEKGYLLWGLDLRADDNPIEAGLESICRNTGEYLGKTAVDRLRKIGIKKKLVHIYLNSTIPLWGMELIYRNKCLVGYLRRVEQGYSNGNVIGHGYIKHPNGENVTKEFLESANYEIEAMGKRYTVDLC from the exons ATGAAAAACATGTTCCATTTAATAAAGCACAAG tttcataGAGTGTGTATTAATTACACAAAATCAGTAACAAGAACACTGAATTTATCATCCACAATACAGTTACCAGATTATGCAGATGTTGTAATAGTAG GTGGGGGTAGTGCAGGTTGTAATGCACTTTATCATTTAGGGAAATGTGGCATTAATGCTGTGCTATTAGACAAATCAAAGTTAATGTCTGGTACTACATGGCACACTGCAGGTCTTACTTGGAGTATACGAGGTCCAAGTGATGTTgaaatggaattattaaatacaacaaaatgtatttttaactccctagaaaaagaaactggaATAAATCCAGGATGGATAAACAATGGTGGACTTTACATTGCACGTTCCaat GAACGATTAAATGAATATAGAAGGCTAGTTACTGGTTCAAAAGCTTTTGGTATTCAAGCACATTTAATTTCTTCCCAAGAAGCAAAAAAGTTATTTCCCTTGTTAAATGAGGACACTATTCAGGGAGCATTTTACTCTTCAGAAGATGGAGTTATTGACCCGACCATGTTAATTAATGCTTTGACAAAGTCAGCAAAAAGTAATGGTTGTCag atTATCGAAAATTGTCCTGTTACGAAGATACTCACAAAGGAAactattaagaataataaaaaagtttatgCTGTAGAGACGCCATATGGAGTCATAAAAACAGATGTTGTTCTCAATGCTGCTGGAGCTTGGTCAAAGAGTGTAGCAAACATgattaatatgaatattccTCTAACACCAATTAAGCATGCTTACATTGTTACAGAACCCATAGAAGGATTGCAGAATCTTCCAAATATTAAAGATCCTGATACGAGTCTGTACTATCGAATTCAGGGTAGCTCAATAGCTATAGGTGGTTATGAACAGAATCCTATCATATTACCATCT GCTCCagaacatttttcattctgcCTCTATGAATTAGATTGGAATGTCTTCAATGCACATCTAGAATCAATGATTCAATTGATTCCTAAATTATCAACAGTTGGAATAAGAACTACAATATGCGGACCAGAAAGTTTTACTCCTGATCATAGACCAATTATGG GTGAAGATCCAAATTGTTCTGGATTCTTCTACTCTTGTGGTTATAATAGTGCTGGAATGATGTTGGGAGGTGGATGCGGAGAACAAATTGCACATTGGATAATTAATGGTCGGCCAGATAAATACATGTTTAACTATGATATCAGAAG ATTTTTACCAGAACAAAGAAACAACATGGTCTGGATACATGAGAGATCTCATGAAGcctatacaaaaaattataacattatatttccACATGATGAACCATTAAGTGGAAGAAATCTTAAAGTGGATCCTTTTCACAGT TTACTTGTCGAAGAAGGTGCTATTATGGAAGAATGTCAAGGTTGGGAACGTCCTGCATGGTTCTCTCCAACTAACAAAGTAGAAATTCTGTCATATGATTATGGTGGACATTATGGCACAGCAAAGAATCAGAATGATTATTATCGTGcaatattagaaaaagaatatagCTTTAATTTCTCACCGTATAACGAGATA ATTCGGAAAGAAGTTCTTGCTTGTCGTCAAAATGTTGTTTTGTTTGACACATCTCAccttggaaaattttatatttgtggACCTGATGCTCAAAATACGGTAGATTATTTGTTCACGGCAGACACGAATTGCaactttaataaaacaatttacacTTGTATGCTGAATCATGCTGGAGGAGTTGAAACAGATTGTACAGTTACAGTGTTGGAACCTGGCTCAAGTGGAATTGTAAATccgatatttaaagaaaaagccttttatattg TCTCAAAtggtatttcaatttatcataCATGGGCTCATATGAAGAAAGCAATAATGGAAAAGGGCTTTGATGTATCTTTACATGATGTTTCTGAGCAAATTGGTATTTTATCCGTGCAAGGACCTAATAG TCGAAAAGTAATCGAGACATTAATTGAAGATGAAATCTCAGatgaatcttttaaatattcaactaCAAAACTGGTAAAgattaaaaacgaaacgatacgTTTAATTAGACTTAGTTTCGTTGGTGAACTTGGTTTCGAATTACATATTCCAAAATCATCTTGCCGAATagtttataaaacattaataaattgtggtaaatcatataatataaaacatgcCGGTTATCGGGCACTGCATAGTCTCAGTTGTGAAAAGG gCTATCTTCTTTGGGGTTTAGATCTTAGAGCAGATGATAATCCCATTGAAGCCGGGCTTGAATCTATTTGTCGCAATACTGGAGAGTACTTGGGAAAAACAGCTGTCGATCGATTGCGAAAAATTGGTATCAAAAAGAAATTGgtgcatatttatttaaacag CACCATTCCATTATGGGGAATGGAACttatttacagaaataaatgCCTTGTTGGTTATTTACGTAGAGTAGAACAGGGATACAGCAATGGAAATGTAATTGGGCATGG GTACATTAAACATCCAAACGGGGAAAATGTAACAAAGGAATTTCTAGAAAGTGctaattatgaaattgaagCTATGGGGAAACGATACACAGTAGATCTTTGTtaa
- the LOC122565774 gene encoding sarcosine dehydrogenase, mitochondrial isoform X3, with translation MKNMFHLIKHKFHRVCINYTKSVTRTLNLSSTIQLPDYADVVIVGGGSAGCNALYHLGKCGINAVLLDKSKLMSGTTWHTAGLTWSIRGPSDVEMELLNTTKCIFNSLEKETGINPGWINNGGLYIARSNERLNEYRRLVTGSKAFGIQAHLISSQEAKKLFPLLNEDTIQGAFYSSEDGVIDPTMLINALTKSAKSNGCQIIENCPVTKILTKETIKNNKKVYAVETPYGVIKTDVVLNAAGAWSKSVANMINMNIPLTPIKHAYIVTEPIEGLQNLPNIKDPDTSLYYRIQGSSIAIGGYEQNPIILPSAPEHFSFCLYELDWNVFNAHLESMIQLIPKLSTVGIRTTICGPESFTPDHRPIMGEDPNCSGFFYSCGYNSAGMMLGGGCGEQIAHWIINGRPDKYMFNYDIRRFLPEQRNNMVWIHERSHEAYTKNYNIIFPHDEPLSGRNLKVDPFHSLLVEEGAIMEECQGWERPAWFSPTNKVEILSYDYGGHYGTAKNQNDYYRAILEKEYSFNFSPYNEIIRKEVLACRQNVVLFDTSHLGKFYICGPDAQNTVDYLFTADTNCNFNKTIYTCMLNHAGGVETDCTVTVLEPGSSGIVNPIFKEKAFYIVSNGISIYHTWAHMKKAIMEKGFDVSLHDVSEQIGILSVQGPNSRKVIETLIEDEISDESFKYSTTKLVKIKNETIRLIRLSFVGELGFELHIPKSSCRIVYKTLINCGKSYNIKHAGYRALHSLSCEKGYLLWGLDLRADDNPIEAGLESICRNTGEYLGKTAVDRLRKIGIKKKLVHIYLNRNKCLVGYLRRVEQGYSNGNVIGHGYIKHPNGENVTKEFLESANYEIEAMGKRYTVDLC, from the exons ATGAAAAACATGTTCCATTTAATAAAGCACAAG tttcataGAGTGTGTATTAATTACACAAAATCAGTAACAAGAACACTGAATTTATCATCCACAATACAGTTACCAGATTATGCAGATGTTGTAATAGTAG GTGGGGGTAGTGCAGGTTGTAATGCACTTTATCATTTAGGGAAATGTGGCATTAATGCTGTGCTATTAGACAAATCAAAGTTAATGTCTGGTACTACATGGCACACTGCAGGTCTTACTTGGAGTATACGAGGTCCAAGTGATGTTgaaatggaattattaaatacaacaaaatgtatttttaactccctagaaaaagaaactggaATAAATCCAGGATGGATAAACAATGGTGGACTTTACATTGCACGTTCCaat GAACGATTAAATGAATATAGAAGGCTAGTTACTGGTTCAAAAGCTTTTGGTATTCAAGCACATTTAATTTCTTCCCAAGAAGCAAAAAAGTTATTTCCCTTGTTAAATGAGGACACTATTCAGGGAGCATTTTACTCTTCAGAAGATGGAGTTATTGACCCGACCATGTTAATTAATGCTTTGACAAAGTCAGCAAAAAGTAATGGTTGTCag atTATCGAAAATTGTCCTGTTACGAAGATACTCACAAAGGAAactattaagaataataaaaaagtttatgCTGTAGAGACGCCATATGGAGTCATAAAAACAGATGTTGTTCTCAATGCTGCTGGAGCTTGGTCAAAGAGTGTAGCAAACATgattaatatgaatattccTCTAACACCAATTAAGCATGCTTACATTGTTACAGAACCCATAGAAGGATTGCAGAATCTTCCAAATATTAAAGATCCTGATACGAGTCTGTACTATCGAATTCAGGGTAGCTCAATAGCTATAGGTGGTTATGAACAGAATCCTATCATATTACCATCT GCTCCagaacatttttcattctgcCTCTATGAATTAGATTGGAATGTCTTCAATGCACATCTAGAATCAATGATTCAATTGATTCCTAAATTATCAACAGTTGGAATAAGAACTACAATATGCGGACCAGAAAGTTTTACTCCTGATCATAGACCAATTATGG GTGAAGATCCAAATTGTTCTGGATTCTTCTACTCTTGTGGTTATAATAGTGCTGGAATGATGTTGGGAGGTGGATGCGGAGAACAAATTGCACATTGGATAATTAATGGTCGGCCAGATAAATACATGTTTAACTATGATATCAGAAG ATTTTTACCAGAACAAAGAAACAACATGGTCTGGATACATGAGAGATCTCATGAAGcctatacaaaaaattataacattatatttccACATGATGAACCATTAAGTGGAAGAAATCTTAAAGTGGATCCTTTTCACAGT TTACTTGTCGAAGAAGGTGCTATTATGGAAGAATGTCAAGGTTGGGAACGTCCTGCATGGTTCTCTCCAACTAACAAAGTAGAAATTCTGTCATATGATTATGGTGGACATTATGGCACAGCAAAGAATCAGAATGATTATTATCGTGcaatattagaaaaagaatatagCTTTAATTTCTCACCGTATAACGAGATA ATTCGGAAAGAAGTTCTTGCTTGTCGTCAAAATGTTGTTTTGTTTGACACATCTCAccttggaaaattttatatttgtggACCTGATGCTCAAAATACGGTAGATTATTTGTTCACGGCAGACACGAATTGCaactttaataaaacaatttacacTTGTATGCTGAATCATGCTGGAGGAGTTGAAACAGATTGTACAGTTACAGTGTTGGAACCTGGCTCAAGTGGAATTGTAAATccgatatttaaagaaaaagccttttatattg TCTCAAAtggtatttcaatttatcataCATGGGCTCATATGAAGAAAGCAATAATGGAAAAGGGCTTTGATGTATCTTTACATGATGTTTCTGAGCAAATTGGTATTTTATCCGTGCAAGGACCTAATAG TCGAAAAGTAATCGAGACATTAATTGAAGATGAAATCTCAGatgaatcttttaaatattcaactaCAAAACTGGTAAAgattaaaaacgaaacgatacgTTTAATTAGACTTAGTTTCGTTGGTGAACTTGGTTTCGAATTACATATTCCAAAATCATCTTGCCGAATagtttataaaacattaataaattgtggtaaatcatataatataaaacatgcCGGTTATCGGGCACTGCATAGTCTCAGTTGTGAAAAGG gCTATCTTCTTTGGGGTTTAGATCTTAGAGCAGATGATAATCCCATTGAAGCCGGGCTTGAATCTATTTGTCGCAATACTGGAGAGTACTTGGGAAAAACAGCTGTCGATCGATTGCGAAAAATTGGTATCAAAAAGAAATTGgtgcatatttatttaaacag aaataaatgCCTTGTTGGTTATTTACGTAGAGTAGAACAGGGATACAGCAATGGAAATGTAATTGGGCATGG GTACATTAAACATCCAAACGGGGAAAATGTAACAAAGGAATTTCTAGAAAGTGctaattatgaaattgaagCTATGGGGAAACGATACACAGTAGATCTTTGTtaa
- the LOC122565792 gene encoding peptidyl-prolyl cis-trans isomerase-like 3 encodes MSVTLHTDVGDIKIELFCELCPKTCENFLALCASDYYDNCLFHRNIKGFIVQTGDPTHTGKGGTSIWNRKFEDEFKEELKHNARGLISMANNGPNTNGSQFFITYGPQPHLDLKYTLFGKVIDGLETLEQLEKLPVNPKNYRPLTETRINSVTIHANPLAG; translated from the exons ATG aGCGTAACTTTACATACTGACGTTggagatataaaaatagaattattttgcGAATTATGCCCAAAAACGTGCGAG aacTTTCTCGCTTTGTGTGCTAGCGATTACTatgacaattgtttatttcatagaaatataaaaggtTTTATCGTGCAAACTGGAGATCCTACACATACTGGTAAAGGTGGAACATCGATATGGAATCGTAAATTTGAAGatgaatttaaagaagaattgaAACATAATGCAAGAGGATTGATTTCTATGGCTAACAATGGTCCAAATACGAATGGaagtcaattttttataacatatgGACCTCAACCACACTTGGACttgaaatatactttatttgGAAA AGTAATAGATGGTTTAGAAACTCTTGAACAGCTGGAAAAATTACCAGTAAATCCTAAAAATTACAGACCGCTTACAGAAACTCGAATAAACAGTGTAACTATACATGCTAATCCTTTAGCAggataa